In Sphingomonas crocodyli, a genomic segment contains:
- a CDS encoding potassium transporter Kup, translated as MTTEPQLPAEHAPPSHGQGAGDSHAHGGFAKLVVGAIGIVFGDIGTSPLYAFRETFAGHHRLMPDPLHILGVLSLIFWSMMLVVTIKYVMIIMRADNKGEGGSLALLALINRKSEGKRWTKGIVLLGVFATALFYGDSMITPAISVLSAVEGLTTVNSGFTPFVLPIAIGILIGLFVIQSRGTAKVGLLFGPIMLVYFTVLAVLGIIHILGNPAVLVALNPWYAIQFFISDGYLAFLAMGSVVLAVTGAEALYADMGHFGRKPIGMSWLVFVLPALMLNYLGQGAMILSQDINTALQTIHNPFFLLAPEYLRLPLVILATMATVIASQAVISGAFSVTQQAIQLGFMPRLRITHTSAGAIGQIYIPVMNWGLMVMVILLVLSFKSSSNLAAAYGIAVTGAMAIDTCLLAVVLVHLWGWNKWLAAPLIAVFALVDLAYFGANLTKVPDGGWFPLLIGFIAFTLLTTWARGRQLMIARMREVAMPVKVFVQSAVNTATRVPGTAVFMTSSPEGVPHALLHNLKHNKVLHERVILLTVKIADVPYLTSGNRMDFKDLGHGFHRVVVNYGFMEDPDVPAVLASTKSCGPEFRMMDTSFFLARQTLLPSSRPGMALWREKLFAWMLRNAESAMEFFKLPTNRVVELGSQVEI; from the coding sequence ATGACGACAGAGCCGCAACTGCCGGCCGAACACGCGCCGCCTTCTCACGGGCAAGGCGCCGGGGACAGCCACGCGCATGGCGGCTTCGCCAAGCTGGTCGTCGGCGCGATCGGCATCGTCTTCGGCGATATCGGCACCAGCCCGCTCTACGCCTTCCGCGAAACATTTGCGGGCCATCACCGGCTGATGCCCGATCCACTGCACATATTGGGCGTGCTGAGCCTGATCTTCTGGTCGATGATGCTGGTCGTGACGATCAAATACGTCATGATCATCATGCGCGCGGACAATAAGGGCGAGGGCGGCAGCCTCGCGCTGCTCGCGCTGATCAACCGCAAATCCGAAGGGAAACGCTGGACCAAGGGGATCGTGCTGCTCGGCGTGTTCGCGACCGCACTCTTCTACGGCGATAGCATGATCACCCCGGCGATCTCGGTGCTGTCGGCGGTCGAGGGGCTTACCACGGTCAATTCAGGCTTCACGCCCTTCGTCCTGCCGATCGCGATCGGCATCCTGATCGGCCTGTTCGTGATCCAGTCGCGCGGGACGGCGAAGGTCGGGCTGCTGTTCGGCCCGATCATGCTGGTTTACTTCACCGTGCTGGCGGTGCTGGGCATCATCCACATCCTGGGCAATCCGGCGGTGCTGGTGGCGCTGAACCCCTGGTATGCGATCCAGTTCTTCATCAGCGACGGCTATCTGGCGTTCCTGGCGATGGGTTCGGTGGTGCTGGCGGTGACGGGCGCGGAGGCGCTTTACGCCGATATGGGCCATTTCGGGCGCAAGCCGATCGGCATGTCGTGGCTCGTCTTCGTGCTGCCCGCGCTGATGCTGAACTATCTGGGGCAGGGGGCGATGATCCTGTCGCAGGACATCAACACCGCGCTCCAGACGATCCACAACCCCTTCTTCCTGCTCGCGCCCGAATATCTCCGGCTGCCGCTGGTGATCCTCGCCACGATGGCTACCGTGATCGCGAGCCAGGCGGTGATTTCGGGCGCCTTCTCCGTCACGCAGCAGGCGATCCAGCTGGGCTTCATGCCGCGTCTGCGCATCACGCACACCAGCGCGGGCGCGATCGGCCAGATCTATATCCCGGTGATGAACTGGGGCCTGATGGTGATGGTGATCCTGCTGGTGCTGTCGTTCAAATCGTCGAGCAACCTGGCGGCAGCCTATGGCATCGCGGTGACGGGGGCGATGGCGATCGACACCTGCCTGCTGGCGGTCGTGCTGGTCCATCTGTGGGGCTGGAACAAGTGGCTGGCGGCACCGCTGATCGCGGTGTTCGCGCTGGTCGACCTGGCCTATTTCGGCGCGAACCTGACGAAGGTGCCCGACGGGGGCTGGTTCCCGCTGCTGATCGGCTTCATCGCCTTTACCCTGCTGACCACCTGGGCGCGTGGACGCCAGCTGATGATCGCGCGGATGCGCGAGGTGGCGATGCCGGTGAAGGTGTTCGTCCAATCGGCGGTCAACACCGCGACGCGCGTGCCGGGAACCGCGGTGTTCATGACCAGCTCGCCCGAGGGCGTACCCCACGCGCTGCTCCACAATCTGAAGCACAACAAGGTGCTGCACGAGCGGGTGATCCTGCTGACCGTCAAGATCGCCGACGTGCCGTACCTGACCAGCGGCAACCGGATGGATTTCAAGGATCTGGGCCACGGATTCCACCGCGTCGTCGTCAATTACGGCTTCATGGAGGATCCGGACGTGCCGGCGGTGCTCGCCTCGACCAAGTCGTGCGGGCCGGAATTCCGGATGATGGACACCAGCTTCTTCCTGGCGCGGCAGACTTTGCTGCCATCGTCGCGCCCCGGCATGGCGCTGTGGCGCGAAAAGCTGTTCGCGTGGATGCTGCGCAACGCCGAAAGCGCGATGGAGTTCTTCAAGCTGCCGACCAACCGCGTGGTCGAGCTTGGGAGCCAGGTGGAGATTTAA
- a CDS encoding pyridoxamine 5'-phosphate oxidase family protein has protein sequence MPTPQELEAKFWKALRSDMTIMLGQDGAEDGHTRPMTVQVEGDHGPLWMFTSTDNALVNSLANYGGRAIATFASKGHDLFATIHGTVRVDTDRAVVERLWNSHVAAWYEGGKDDPKIALLRLDPEKAEIWENGSSLIAGIKTMLGRDPKEDYKDKVAEVSLA, from the coding sequence ATGCCGACCCCGCAGGAACTCGAAGCCAAATTCTGGAAAGCCCTCCGCTCGGACATGACGATCATGCTCGGGCAGGACGGCGCCGAGGATGGCCATACCCGCCCGATGACCGTGCAGGTCGAGGGTGATCATGGCCCCTTGTGGATGTTCACCTCTACCGACAATGCGCTGGTCAACAGCCTCGCCAATTATGGCGGCCGCGCCATCGCCACCTTCGCATCGAAGGGGCATGATCTGTTCGCCACGATCCACGGCACCGTCCGCGTCGACACCGATCGCGCGGTCGTGGAGCGGCTGTGGAACAGCCATGTCGCCGCCTGGTATGAAGGCGGAAAGGACGATCCCAAGATCGCCCTTCTCCGCCTCGATCCCGAAAAGGCCGAAATCTGGGAGAACGGATCGAGCCTGATCGCCGGCATCAAGACGATGCTCGGCCGCGATCCGAAGGAAGATTATAAGGACAAGGTCGCCGAGGTCTCGCTCGCCTGA
- a CDS encoding formate--tetrahydrofolate ligase: MQTDIEIARAAKLRPIAHVADALGIPEDAVEPYGRYKAKIALPWLRAQEEKGKRGKLILVTAINPTPAGEGKTTTSVGLADALNRTGRKTVLCLREPSLGPCFGMKGGAAGGGFAQVAPMEDINLHFTGDFHAITSAHNLLAAMIDNHIHWGNALGIDVRRVMWRRVLDMNDRALRDVVQSIGGTANGFPRESGFDITVASEVMAILCLSEDLADMEARLGRIVVAYTRDRKPITARDLKADGAMAVLLAQAIQPNLVQTLEGNPAFVHGGPFANIAHGCNSVIATRAALSLGDYVVTEAGFGADLGAEKFFDIKCRQAGLSPEAVVIVATVRALKMNGGVAKADLGKEDVEAVRRGSVNLIRHIENVRQFGVPAVVAINHFVTDSDAELQVLREVAEAHGSQAILCRHWAEGGAGAVELAEAVAAIADMGAAQFAPIYDDDLSLFDKINTIATRIYRAEEAVADPSVRAQLDRWEAAGYGHLPVCLAKTQYSFSTDPALLGAPTGHVVPVREVRLAAGAGFVVAICGEIMTMPGLPKVPAAESIRIDADGVIEGLF, translated from the coding sequence ATGCAAACCGACATCGAGATCGCGCGCGCCGCCAAGCTTCGTCCTATCGCTCATGTGGCCGACGCGCTTGGCATCCCGGAGGATGCCGTCGAACCTTATGGTCGATACAAGGCGAAGATCGCTTTGCCCTGGCTCCGCGCACAGGAGGAGAAGGGCAAAAGGGGCAAGCTGATCCTCGTCACCGCCATCAATCCGACGCCGGCGGGCGAAGGCAAGACGACGACGTCGGTGGGCCTGGCCGACGCGCTGAACCGCACCGGGCGAAAGACCGTCCTGTGCCTGCGCGAACCCTCGCTCGGCCCCTGTTTCGGGATGAAGGGGGGCGCAGCCGGTGGCGGCTTTGCGCAGGTCGCGCCGATGGAGGATATCAACCTCCACTTCACCGGCGATTTCCACGCCATCACCTCGGCGCACAATCTGCTCGCCGCGATGATCGACAACCATATCCACTGGGGCAATGCGCTGGGCATCGACGTGCGCCGCGTGATGTGGCGCCGCGTGCTCGACATGAACGATCGCGCGCTGCGTGACGTCGTCCAGTCGATCGGCGGCACCGCCAACGGCTTCCCGCGCGAATCCGGCTTCGACATCACCGTCGCCTCCGAAGTGATGGCGATCCTGTGCCTCTCCGAAGATCTGGCCGATATGGAGGCGCGGCTCGGCCGCATCGTCGTCGCCTATACGCGCGATCGCAAGCCGATCACGGCGCGCGATCTGAAGGCCGATGGCGCAATGGCCGTGCTGCTCGCCCAAGCGATCCAGCCCAATCTCGTTCAGACGCTGGAGGGCAATCCGGCCTTCGTCCACGGCGGCCCCTTCGCGAACATCGCGCATGGCTGCAACTCGGTCATCGCCACCCGCGCGGCGCTGTCGCTGGGCGATTATGTCGTCACCGAAGCCGGATTCGGCGCCGATCTGGGCGCGGAGAAATTCTTCGACATCAAATGTCGGCAGGCGGGGCTTTCGCCCGAGGCCGTCGTGATCGTCGCCACCGTCCGCGCGCTCAAGATGAATGGCGGCGTCGCCAAGGCCGATCTGGGCAAGGAGGATGTCGAGGCGGTTCGCCGCGGCTCGGTCAACTTGATCCGTCATATCGAGAATGTCCGCCAGTTCGGCGTCCCTGCCGTGGTCGCCATCAACCATTTCGTCACCGACAGCGATGCCGAACTGCAGGTTCTGCGCGAAGTCGCCGAAGCGCATGGATCGCAGGCAATCTTGTGCCGCCACTGGGCCGAGGGCGGCGCGGGCGCGGTCGAGCTGGCCGAAGCCGTCGCCGCGATCGCGGATATGGGTGCGGCGCAATTCGCACCGATCTACGACGATGATCTTTCGCTGTTCGACAAGATCAACACGATCGCCACCCGCATCTACCGCGCCGAGGAAGCCGTCGCCGATCCCAGCGTCCGCGCCCAGCTCGATCGTTGGGAGGCCGCGGGCTACGGCCATCTCCCCGTCTGCCTTGCCAAGACGCAATACAGCTTCTCGACCGATCCGGCCTTGCTCGGCGCGCCCACCGGCCATGTCGTGCCGGTCCGCGAAGTCCGCCTCGCCGCCGGGGCCGGCTTCGTCGTGGCGATCTGCGGGGAAATCATGACGATGCCCGGCCTGCCGAAGGTGCCCGCCGCCGAATCGATCCGCATCGACGCCGACGGCGTGATCGAAGGTCTGTTCTAA
- a CDS encoding N-acyl-D-amino-acid deacylase family protein, with the protein MADTAYDLVIRGGTVVDGSGGDSFIGDVAIKDGRIAAIGEVRGTGAQEIDATGLIVTPGFVDVHTHYDGQALWDERMQPSSWHGVTTIVMGNCGVGFAPCKPEDRERLVRLMEGVEDIPNPVMTEGLPWNWLSFPDYLDAIEERRFDVDIGTQLPHAALRTYVMGERATCFEQATEADINAMAAIAKRAVEAGALGFSTSRTINHKTPDGEHTPTLKAAERELVGIAKGLAAAGKGTLQMICDFDDVDSEFALMRHMVEESGRPLSFSLMQKHERPEDWRRIVAHLGDAVAAGLPMKAQVAARGVGALQGLELTYNPFIANPVFREIIALPHAEKVAKLSDPAFRERLLEANRSPDLPAGLRNFSRMYILARENTDYEPRPEDSIAGLAEARGVEPAEIALDHMLSDGGRGLIYTVATNYAYGNLDHARELLLDPNTIPGLSDGGAHMGIICDGSFPTQVMLWAKRERGEGIGIEKLVRMQTNDTAQALGLGDRGRIEPGLRADLNIIDLDALSLYAPEVRYDLPTGARRLVQRAGGYRWTIVAGEVTYRDGEPTGALPGRLVRGARGKANVAAAA; encoded by the coding sequence ATGGCCGATACGGCATATGATCTGGTGATCCGCGGCGGAACCGTGGTCGACGGCAGCGGCGGTGACAGCTTCATCGGCGACGTGGCGATCAAGGACGGCCGGATCGCTGCAATCGGCGAGGTTCGCGGCACCGGCGCGCAGGAAATCGACGCGACCGGCCTGATCGTCACCCCCGGCTTCGTCGACGTCCACACCCATTATGACGGCCAGGCGCTATGGGACGAACGGATGCAGCCTTCGTCCTGGCATGGCGTCACCACGATCGTGATGGGCAATTGCGGCGTCGGCTTCGCACCGTGCAAGCCCGAGGATCGCGAACGGCTCGTCCGGCTGATGGAGGGGGTCGAGGACATTCCCAATCCGGTGATGACCGAGGGTCTGCCGTGGAACTGGCTGAGCTTCCCCGATTATCTCGACGCGATCGAGGAGCGGCGCTTCGACGTCGATATCGGCACCCAGCTGCCCCATGCCGCCTTGCGCACCTATGTGATGGGCGAGCGCGCGACCTGTTTCGAACAGGCGACCGAGGCGGACATCAACGCGATGGCCGCCATCGCCAAACGCGCGGTGGAGGCCGGCGCGCTGGGCTTCTCCACCTCGCGCACGATCAACCACAAGACGCCCGACGGCGAACATACCCCCACGCTCAAGGCCGCCGAGCGCGAGCTGGTCGGTATCGCCAAAGGGCTGGCGGCGGCGGGCAAGGGCACGCTGCAGATGATCTGCGACTTTGACGATGTCGACAGCGAGTTCGCACTGATGCGTCACATGGTCGAGGAAAGCGGCCGCCCCCTCTCCTTCTCGCTGATGCAGAAGCATGAACGGCCCGAGGATTGGCGCCGCATCGTCGCGCATCTGGGCGACGCGGTCGCGGCCGGCCTGCCGATGAAGGCGCAGGTCGCCGCGCGCGGCGTCGGCGCGCTGCAGGGGCTGGAACTGACCTACAACCCCTTCATCGCCAACCCTGTGTTCCGCGAGATCATCGCGCTGCCCCATGCCGAAAAGGTCGCGAAACTGAGCGATCCGGCCTTCCGCGAACGGCTGCTGGAGGCGAACCGCAGCCCCGACCTTCCCGCCGGCCTGCGCAACTTCAGCCGCATGTACATCCTCGCCCGCGAGAATACCGATTACGAACCCCGTCCGGAGGATTCGATCGCGGGCCTTGCCGAGGCGCGCGGCGTCGAACCGGCCGAAATCGCGCTCGATCATATGCTGAGCGATGGCGGTCGCGGGCTGATCTACACGGTCGCGACCAACTATGCGTATGGCAATCTCGATCATGCGCGGGAGTTGCTGCTCGATCCCAACACCATTCCCGGCCTGTCCGATGGCGGCGCGCATATGGGGATCATCTGCGACGGATCCTTCCCCACGCAGGTGATGCTTTGGGCCAAGCGCGAACGCGGCGAAGGCATCGGCATCGAGAAACTCGTGCGGATGCAGACGAACGATACCGCGCAGGCGCTCGGCCTCGGCGATCGCGGCCGGATCGAGCCGGGGCTGCGCGCCGATCTCAACATCATCGATCTCGACGCGCTCAGCCTCTACGCGCCCGAAGTCCGCTACGATCTGCCGACCGGCGCCCGCCGCCTCGTCCAGCGGGCGGGCGGCTATCGCTGGACGATCGTGGCGGGCGAAGTCACCTATCGTGACGGCGAACCGACCGGCGCGCTCCCCGGTCGCCTCGTGCGCGGCGCGCGTGGCAAAGCCAATGTCGCTGCGGCCGCCTGA
- a CDS encoding MFS transporter — translation MERAPLGIAARTAILLSPVLSAYAVAGLTPILPKVGAHFAATPGVGWLTRLMVTSIGIAMLFAPFTGIVARRLGWRRALILGLIGYAAFGVAGGIIDNLWLIVATRFGLGLSTAIIATLLVSLIATEMDGDQRNRWLGYVLLTGTLGALVLVPLAGFLGKVDWRLPFMVHALALGVVVLVAAGIPHSVGAPPQHAPKSAGGGGFPISIVILGIVTGALVSTQSLYTPFHLADIGIHDPGVVGLAMLPAALGGALVSLVYARWRRGVSLWLTFVVAFVVMAGGLAITGLSTNLPVLLAGQAVAGLGLGLGSPNLYAFAAMVGRDIDKTRNMGLARGAYFAAPFLAQFALEPIAGLASAGIALVALGIFGVVAALLVRMMIPRSIAVAV, via the coding sequence GTGGAGCGCGCACCGCTGGGGATCGCGGCCCGGACCGCGATCCTGCTTTCGCCCGTCCTGTCGGCCTATGCGGTCGCAGGGCTGACCCCGATCCTGCCCAAGGTCGGCGCGCATTTCGCGGCGACGCCGGGGGTGGGGTGGCTCACCCGGCTGATGGTGACGTCGATCGGCATCGCGATGCTGTTCGCGCCGTTCACCGGCATCGTCGCACGCAGGCTGGGCTGGCGCCGTGCGCTGATCCTCGGCCTGATCGGCTATGCGGCGTTCGGCGTTGCGGGTGGGATCATCGACAATCTGTGGCTGATCGTCGCGACGCGCTTCGGCCTGGGCCTCTCGACCGCCATCATCGCGACCTTGCTCGTCTCGCTGATCGCGACCGAGATGGATGGCGATCAGCGCAACCGCTGGCTCGGCTATGTCCTGCTGACCGGCACGCTCGGCGCGCTGGTGCTGGTGCCGCTGGCGGGGTTCCTGGGCAAGGTCGACTGGCGATTGCCGTTCATGGTCCATGCGCTCGCGCTGGGCGTCGTGGTGCTGGTGGCTGCGGGCATCCCTCACAGCGTCGGCGCGCCGCCCCAGCATGCGCCGAAATCGGCCGGGGGCGGGGGCTTCCCCATCTCGATCGTGATTTTGGGGATCGTGACCGGCGCGCTGGTGAGCACGCAGTCGCTCTATACGCCGTTCCATCTGGCCGACATCGGCATCCACGATCCGGGCGTGGTGGGGCTGGCGATGCTGCCGGCGGCGCTGGGCGGGGCGCTCGTCTCGCTGGTCTATGCGCGCTGGCGGCGGGGCGTTTCGCTGTGGCTGACCTTCGTCGTGGCCTTCGTGGTGATGGCGGGCGGGCTGGCGATCACCGGCCTTTCGACCAACCTGCCGGTGCTGCTGGCTGGGCAGGCGGTGGCGGGGTTGGGCCTGGGGCTGGGCAGCCCTAACCTCTACGCCTTCGCCGCGATGGTGGGCCGCGATATCGATAAGACGCGCAATATGGGCCTCGCCCGCGGCGCCTATTTCGCCGCGCCCTTCCTCGCGCAGTTTGCGCTGGAGCCGATTGCGGGGCTGGCGAGTGCGGGGATCGCGTTGGTCGCGCTGGGCATATTCGGGGTCGTTGCGGCGCTGCTCGTCCGCATGATGATACCGCGTTCGATTGCGGTTGCTGTCTGA
- a CDS encoding cupin domain-containing protein, whose product MTDGISSTGTTPESVEPVEAPKGTRQRMQIFRGADAPELGKDAMPFVGIDAGVMAGFAKLAAAQGGEERVAGEDVRVLFSQPGGGMSLCYSWFKSGYVLPRHSHNADCIYYILGGALRAGTQILRKGDGIFIPADFGYTFEALEDGVEFLECRNATHFNIHFKGNDEAHWDKMAASYRDNKDRWKEETVKPTDRVPA is encoded by the coding sequence ATGACCGACGGCATCAGCAGCACCGGCACCACCCCAGAGAGCGTCGAGCCCGTCGAGGCGCCCAAGGGCACCCGCCAGCGCATGCAGATCTTCCGCGGCGCCGATGCGCCCGAACTCGGCAAGGATGCGATGCCCTTCGTCGGGATCGATGCGGGCGTGATGGCGGGCTTCGCCAAGCTCGCGGCCGCGCAGGGCGGCGAGGAGCGCGTGGCGGGCGAGGATGTTCGCGTCCTCTTCAGCCAGCCCGGCGGCGGCATGAGCCTGTGCTACAGCTGGTTCAAGAGCGGCTATGTGCTGCCGCGGCACAGCCACAATGCCGACTGCATCTATTATATCCTGGGCGGCGCGTTGCGCGCGGGCACGCAGATCCTGCGCAAGGGCGACGGCATCTTCATCCCGGCGGACTTCGGCTACACGTTCGAGGCGCTGGAAGACGGGGTCGAGTTCCTCGAGTGCCGCAACGCGACCCATTTCAACATCCATTTCAAGGGCAATGACGAAGCCCATTGGGACAAGATGGCCGCCAGCTATCGCGACAATAAGGATCGCTGGAAGGAAGAGACCGTAAAGCCGACGGACCGCGTTCCGGCCTGA
- a CDS encoding dienelactone hydrolase family protein, whose product MVEEEVRYGAIGSHGRLFVPEGAGSRPGVIVFPGGGGIGEACYRSARRMAEQGYVALAADYYGGGFRGKDLSDPENGRRFAELAGDAALMRARATEAFDVLAARPEVDAGRIAAIGYCFGGAMAVEFALSGAAIRAAIGFHMVLGPLTLSDAGKAKARLLICNGTRDPYAPLEDITAFEAAMRDQAEARWQVNLYGGVRHNFTDPDTGGDPEVFRYDAHADRESWNAATFLLRDALGS is encoded by the coding sequence ATGGTTGAGGAAGAGGTGCGCTATGGCGCGATTGGGTCGCACGGGCGTCTATTCGTGCCCGAAGGGGCCGGTTCGCGACCGGGGGTGATCGTCTTTCCGGGCGGAGGCGGGATCGGGGAGGCGTGCTATCGATCGGCGCGGCGGATGGCGGAGCAGGGCTATGTCGCGCTGGCGGCCGATTATTATGGCGGGGGCTTTCGCGGCAAGGATCTGTCCGATCCCGAAAACGGGCGCCGGTTCGCCGAGCTGGCGGGCGATGCCGCGCTGATGCGGGCGCGGGCGACAGAGGCGTTCGATGTGCTGGCGGCGCGGCCCGAGGTCGATGCGGGGCGGATCGCGGCGATCGGATATTGCTTTGGCGGAGCGATGGCGGTGGAGTTCGCGCTGTCGGGCGCAGCGATCAGGGCGGCGATCGGCTTTCATATGGTGCTGGGGCCGCTGACTTTGAGCGACGCGGGCAAGGCGAAGGCACGGCTGCTGATCTGCAACGGGACGCGCGATCCCTATGCGCCGCTGGAGGACATCACGGCGTTCGAGGCGGCGATGCGCGATCAGGCGGAAGCGCGCTGGCAGGTGAACCTCTATGGCGGCGTGCGCCACAACTTCACCGATCCGGACACCGGCGGGGATCCCGAGGTGTTTCGATATGACGCCCATGCTGACAGGGAATCGTGGAATGCCGCCACATTCCTGCTTCGGGACGCTTTGGGAAGCTGA
- a CDS encoding S41 family peptidase, which translates to MRLRLIAIVAAMLPLCAAASDRAALFDRAWSLVDRHYWDRSFGGQDWAAARDHYRGRAIAAADQASFYAALNAMLASIGDSHVYARSPADLAVERAPDRTKREAREVALDVWLVRFDAFMPPDERWLRATMRAVRPEALILDLRDNGGGRDDVLDRIAGIFLPSGTPLLLREDAIEKTVGKRLYNRRIYVLIGPRTASAAELLAAALDRAGADVIGQRSKGAVTGGADYRLPDGGRLTVADYDVRLPDGTRIEKVGVRPRHVVADRPGEDAPLACALHLAKGGAAC; encoded by the coding sequence ATGCGTCTTCGGCTGATCGCGATCGTCGCGGCGATGCTGCCGCTCTGTGCGGCGGCGTCGGATCGGGCGGCGCTGTTCGATCGGGCCTGGTCGCTGGTTGATCGGCATTATTGGGATCGCAGTTTCGGCGGGCAGGATTGGGCCGCCGCGCGTGATCATTATCGGGGGCGGGCCATCGCGGCGGCCGATCAGGCGAGTTTCTATGCAGCGCTCAACGCGATGCTGGCGTCGATCGGCGACAGTCATGTCTATGCGCGATCGCCGGCCGATCTGGCGGTGGAGCGTGCACCCGATCGCACGAAGCGCGAAGCGCGCGAAGTCGCGTTGGACGTATGGCTGGTGCGCTTCGATGCCTTCATGCCGCCCGACGAGCGCTGGTTGCGCGCGACGATGCGGGCGGTGCGTCCCGAGGCGCTGATCCTCGATCTGCGCGACAATGGCGGGGGACGGGACGATGTGTTGGATCGGATAGCGGGTATCTTCCTGCCCAGTGGCACGCCGCTATTGTTGCGTGAAGATGCTATCGAAAAGACGGTCGGCAAGCGGCTCTATAACAGACGGATTTATGTTCTGATCGGGCCGCGAACCGCCAGCGCGGCCGAACTACTTGCGGCGGCTTTGGATCGCGCTGGGGCCGATGTGATCGGGCAGCGGAGCAAGGGGGCGGTGACGGGCGGGGCGGACTATCGCCTGCCCGATGGCGGGAGGCTGACGGTGGCCGATTATGATGTGCGGCTGCCCGATGGCACGCGGATCGAGAAGGTCGGGGTGAGGCCCCGGCACGTCGTGGCAGATCGGCCGGGGGAGGATGCGCCGCTCGCCTGCGCGCTCCACCTCGCAAAAGGTGGAGCGGCGTGCTGA
- a CDS encoding TetR/AcrR family transcriptional regulator: MNKGKQVAALGAFARAQREENRRRLIAAARRVFERSGYLAPSVDDIAQEAGVSRQTFYRHFDGKLAVAMEFFDEQHQLARKVWGQISAEQARDPKGVRAWLTKMLDGYEQDRNALRAFFEMGAVEPTFTKAVKDLVRDYMAELTENIPLFRYEQDGSVQDRERFADAVLLVELILEQFNSYIIHYALLERNDMLDALTRSFSRFVARYP; the protein is encoded by the coding sequence ATGAACAAGGGTAAGCAGGTCGCGGCGCTTGGCGCCTTCGCACGCGCGCAGCGCGAGGAAAATCGCCGCAGGCTGATCGCGGCCGCGCGCCGGGTGTTCGAACGATCGGGCTACCTCGCCCCGTCGGTCGACGACATCGCGCAGGAGGCCGGGGTCAGCCGCCAGACCTTCTACCGACATTTCGACGGCAAGCTGGCCGTGGCGATGGAGTTCTTCGACGAACAGCATCAGCTGGCGCGCAAGGTGTGGGGGCAGATTTCCGCCGAGCAGGCCCGCGATCCGAAGGGCGTGCGCGCCTGGCTGACCAAGATGCTCGACGGTTATGAGCAGGATCGCAATGCGTTGCGGGCTTTCTTCGAAATGGGCGCCGTTGAGCCGACCTTCACCAAGGCGGTGAAGGATCTGGTGCGCGACTATATGGCGGAGCTGACCGAGAATATCCCGCTGTTTCGGTACGAACAGGATGGCAGCGTGCAGGATCGCGAACGCTTCGCCGATGCGGTGCTGCTGGTCGAACTGATCCTCGAGCAGTTCAACAGCTACATCATCCACTATGCGCTGCTCGAACGGAACGACATGCTCGACGCGCTGACCCGATCCTTTAGCAGGTTTGTTGCGCGTTATCCGTGA
- a CDS encoding DUF3775 domain-containing protein, producing MELTVSLETVCRLIVRARELEAQVPAIETEADDDPTDSDDPFAVIEDEANEAIEEEVSSLLDDLNEDELYEVLALALVGRGTFDASEWDEALEAAGEDGTDEAIAQLMDMPMLAGYLDAGLTAFDLSCEGIGQID from the coding sequence ATGGAACTGACCGTATCGCTTGAAACCGTCTGCCGGCTGATCGTGCGCGCCCGCGAGCTTGAGGCGCAGGTGCCCGCGATCGAGACCGAGGCCGACGACGATCCCACCGATTCCGACGATCCCTTCGCCGTGATCGAGGATGAGGCCAACGAGGCGATCGAGGAAGAGGTGTCGAGCCTGCTCGACGATCTCAACGAGGATGAGCTTTACGAGGTGCTGGCGCTGGCGCTGGTCGGCCGCGGCACCTTCGACGCGAGCGAGTGGGACGAGGCGCTCGAAGCCGCCGGCGAGGACGGCACCGACGAGGCGATCGCGCAACTCATGGATATGCCGATGCTCGCCGGCTATCTCGACGCGGGCCTGACGGCCTTCGATCTCAGCTGCGAAGGCATCGGCCAGATCGACTGA